The nucleotide sequence GCCCCGGCCCCTCCGCCCGTGCCCGTAGGCAGAGGCTGGTGGGGTGACCTCCTGTGCTGTGGTCTGTCTCTTCCAGTGGTTTCCAGCGACAGTGACAGTGACTCGGATCTCAGCTCCTCCAGCCTAGAGGACAGACTCCCGCCCGCTGGGGTCAGGGGCCCGAAAGGCAACAAACCCAGGAGGGAGTCAGGTAAGGGGGGGAGTCAAGTGCTgcttattggctgggtgcggtgcactccggcctgggcaacgagagcgaaactccgtctcaaaaaaagaaaagagaaaagaaaagaaatgaaactattaggctgggcacagtggcttatgtctgtaatcccagcacttcaggaggccgaggtgagcggatcatgaggtcttgagaccatcctgcccaacatgtgaagccccgcctccactaaaaataagaaaattagccaggcgcggtggcgggtgcctgtaatcccagctacttgggaggctgaggcaggagaatcgcctcagtctgggaggtggaggtggcagtgagctgagaccgcgccactgcactccagcctggggacagagcgagactctgtctcaaaaaaaaaaaaaaaaaaaaaaaaagtactgcctATTTCCAAGGCCCCAGGGACAGAGTAGCTTTGCTGCACCTCGGATTGCTGCTTCCCAGCGGGTGTCCAAGGAGTAGTTCTACATCTGGAAGGAGAAGCAGGCCTAGGGACGGGACAACCAGGCTCTTGGAGGCTCCTCTGTACACACAGTGGGGGAAGGAGAGCAGGCAAGGGACAGGAGCCAGGGCCAGCCAGGCCACCGCATGCCCTTGGCTCACACACCTGGGACTCCTCCCGCGCCCACCTGTGAGCATTCCCCAGCTGAGAGTTCACCTCCTGAATCGTGAGAGCTGAGAAAATCAGGTACAGAACCCCCTGCACTAGGTCAGTCCTGCCATGAAACCACCGTGGGGTCCCCAGGACCTGCTGCGACCTCTGGGCCTGCATTTCCTTCTCGTTAGCAAGTGAGACAGAACGGGTGGCCTCCAAAGCGCCTTCTGACTTGGATATCCCTGAGCTCACCCTCTGGGACCTGCCGTATGAAAGAGAGTTAACTGGGGCGTTGAGACTGGTGCAGAGAAGGCCtgggagaggcaaggaaagacaTTTTCCTGTCCTTCAAACACACGAAGGACTTCTGGGAAAAGAGCTTCAGTCAGTCACTCCACAGGTCGGAACTGAGATCCTCGGCAGAAATTTCAGGGAGGCCAATTTTAGTACCTAAGAAGAAAGGGTTCTGTAATAACTGCCCCAAACAGGAATGAAATGCCTTGGGGGTCCTGTCTTGGGACCAAGACTGGGTTGGGAATGGAAGTTTGAGCTAAATCAGAGCCGGCAAAGGCCTGGCACACGTACCACCACCCTCCACTCCTGTGACCATGGCAGACATTACTAGGTGCTCATGATACTCTTTCCACAGAGCCCTGATCCGTCACCATGCAGACATTACTAGGTGCTTGTGATACAGAGCCCTGAGCCATCACCATGCAGACATTACTAGGTGCTTGTGATACTCTTTCCACAGAGCCCTGATCCGTCACCGTGCAGACATTACTAGGTGCTCGTGATACTCTTTCCACAGAGCCCTGATGTGCCCTCCGAATCATCCTCAGTGCAGTTTTCTAAGTGGCCAATATCAGTAGGTAGAGATGGTGCAAGAGATGAAAACTGTCCCCGGACCAGTGACTTCCTAGGCCCCTCAGGCTGAAGATTCTAGAGATTTAGAAGAGTATAAAGGAAACTTACCTGCCGGCCTCCGTTTCCAGGGCAGGCTTTATACTCCCCTCCGCCTCCCACCTCGGGCTCTTGTGCCCTCGCTCCACACCCACCCTCAGCTCTAACCAAGCAGGACTGGGAGACAGTGAGGCAGTGGGCTCCACGTCTGCTCTCTTGGCCAGGCCAGGACCAGAAACCATGTTTGAGTGAAGACCCTTTAGTGAGTTAAGGCAGCAGTCAACATCTCTCTCTTATGAGGTTAACCGAAATACATATCACCCCCCTGCCCATTCCATGATCATTGTGGATTTTCAAGTTGGTGACGTGTGACTTAGTGAAACGACCTGCAGGCCCGTTCTTGGACCCAACAGCAGCGGTCAGAGGGTGGGGTCATGCCAGAGCCTGGCAGCCgtttgggtggggtgggggcagacgTCCCATAGAGACCCACCACAGTTCCGAACGAGGAACTGGACTGAGACCACCCTGTCTCAGTGTGAGAGCCACAGGCCCACACGTGGTCTCCCACAGGTGGCAGTGTGGAGGCCCCCAGGATGGGGTTCACGCACCCGCCGGGCCACCTCTCCGGGagccagagcagcctggccagtgAGATGGGGACAGGCTCTGCCGACCCGCAGGGGGGGACCCTACCCCAGGCCGACCCGAAGGGCCCCGGTGAGTATCCAGCTGCTGtcttctcccctctcctgcccccGCGGCCGCGTCCTCTCTCACTCACTCCTTCCAAACTGGAGACTGGTTGGTGACATTTTCAATTCTGCATGTTTACCAAGCACTGTGCGGGGAACGAGGTGAGCCAGACCCTGTCCCTGCCTGCAAGGAACAGAGAGAGGGGCCCGGAATGAGAACGGTAACCATCCCTAGCCGCTCTCACTAATTACAGCAGTGGTCACCGTCCTCCGCTGTGTAAAACGTGCCGGCTCCTCTGGGCCGAACCCTCGTTCTGTTGGCAGAGTGGCTGGGAGGCTTATTGTCCCCATTTGATGGGTgtagaaaccaaggcacagagagagcGCGGGGAGAATCGTGGGCCCCCACCCCGCCCTGTGCCTCTGGACCCAGTCCTGGCTGGCCCGGGAGCATCCTGTGGCGGGGGCGGGAAACTTCTTAAACTAAAGCCAGAGAGAACTGCGCAGGTGCAGGCTCACCCCGTCTCCTTCAAGAAAGAAGCTCCGGGCAGGTTGGGATCCTCCCTGGCCAGAGGATTCATGGGTCCACGTGTGCACCAGGGCGGCAGCTGATCTCCGTCCCCAGGGGTAGAGGGCACCTGGCAGCCCCCCGCGGGAGCGCCTGCCCcacccctctccttccccacttGATGGTTCCCCAGGAGCTGCAGAGCATCCGGGAGGCATCTGTGGCTGCAGAGCGGACCCTGCCCCCTCCCTCTGGCCTCCTGGAGGTCCTCCACAGAGGACAGTGTGGAATCCGGCAgccctgagttcttgtcccagccctgccacccaCAGCCACATGACCTTGAGCAGACTCCCcaggttgaaccatatgaaattgcatttttaaaattttttttgagacaggatctcatgctcttgcccaggctggagtgcactggtgtgaccacagttcactgcagcctcgacctcctgggctcaagaggtcctcctgcctcagcctgccatgtAGCTAGGACTGTTGGCAAGTGCCGccaggcccggctaattgttttgtatttttcaaagggacggggtctccctatgttgcccaggctggtcttgaactcccgggctcaagggactCCCGGGTGggagtcctcccaccttggcctcccaaagtgttgggattacaggcaagagccaccgcgcccaattGAAATTCCGTTTTTCTGGTTCAAAAACGTGAAATATCAGTAGTTCGATATGGTTCGCCCTTAGGTTTGATCTCTGCGCCCGGTTCTGTTATCAGTGCGGTGTCCTTCACAGGGTTCTGGGGAGAGAAAAGTCAGTGTCATGTGGACGGCCTTCCCCTAGGAGGTCCTCAGTAAACGTCCGGTAATAAAGGGGGAAGCCGTGTGGTCCAGCGCAGAGAGGGGGTTCCTGGGCTTAAGAAACAATGTGGAAAGGATGGGCGTGGAGGAGGATTTTCTATCTCCCTGCCCATTTGCTCCTTGCGGCATCCTGAGGTCGCCACGTTGGCCACCTGGGTTAGGAGGGGGCCTGAAGCCCAGAGGGGCAGGTGACTTTCCTGCCATCACATAGCAGAGCAGAGCGGCGCTGGTCTCGAGTTTGGGCTCAGGCACGGGTGTTGTCAGCAGAAGGCTGCCTTCCCCTCCAGCCCCTCCGTCTCATTCCCAAAGGCCGGGCTGTCACTGGGGCGGGAGGGACTCCACCCCTGCTCACCTGCGGTGGCCTCTTCTCTCCTCCAAAGGTAAGAGACACACCTGGACGAGCCCCCAGTGCTGACGCGGCTCCAGCTGCCCCTCCAGCTGCCGGGGCTGAGGCGTTTGGTGCCTGGAACAGACTTCCCTGTGGAGGATTCGTGCCAGACCCTGCCCGGCTCCCACGACCGGTCCTTGTGCCCTCGCCAGCCACCCTGTTGGCCATGACTCAACAAACCAGTGTTGGGAGCTGTCTGCCTCCCCGACCCAGTGCCTTTCTGTGCCCCTTCTCTCCCGGGGAGCCGTCTGCATCCGCCGCCCCCTCCAACCACCGCCCTCAGCCCCTGACCTTATTTATTGCCCTTCCCTCCCACACCCTACCAACCTACCTTGTGATGATTTTAAGTTTGCGTGTGTGTTGGGTTGGGCCGGGGGCTTCCCACACGCAGTGTCTGAGCGGCCGCCTGGCCGGGCTTTCTCGTTGCTGTATTAATGGAAGATGAAATGCTAGGGCACGGCCTCTGAAGCTGTGTGTGGTCCCTTAGACGCGAGCACTGGAGCCAGAGCAGTGAGCGTGAGATTCAcccaccctctccctctcccttcagCTCTGGGAGGCAGGAGCAATGCCCCCTCCCATGGGCTGGCCCAGGACTGCAGGAGAAACCTGGCTCtggtttctttggtttttgtatgtttgtttggttttgagacagagtctcgctctgttgcccaggctggagtgcagtggtgcgatctaggttcactgcaacgtccgcatcccaggttcaagcaattctctcacctcggcctcctgagtagctgggattacaggtgcccgccaccacacccagttcatttttatagttttagaagggatggggtttctccatgttggccaggctggtcttgaactcctggtctcaagtgatccacccgcctcggcctcccaaagtgctgggatgacaggtgtgagccaccgtgcccagccctgttaGGTTTCTTTGAATCCCCTCATGGCCTGCCTGGTTTTTGCTCAGTCTGTCTTCAGCTTTAGGAGCTGGGAAGCTCTGGTGGACGCTGTGAACTCACTCACTGAAGAGCAGCCTTCAGGTGCATCCCTGGCCAGGGCATGTGGCTCCCTCTGCCATGAATTCACTTCTCTTCAGGAGGTTTGGCTTGGCATGAAAATACTTCATTCAGAGTATGGGTAAATGCTTCTGGAAAAGAGCATTCTTGAAGAGAGAGaacgtacgtgtgtgtgtgtgtgtgtgtatgtgttggtcGGTGTTCACACCCTCCCatccttcctgcctcctgccccaaACCCTGGGTCCCTGGGTCTGGAAGGGCCTCCTCTCCAAACTGGGAGCTCCTGGGCCCCCACCATTCACTTTTTGTCCTAGCTGCTGGCAAATAGTAAAGAAACTCACTTTCCCTGTGGCACGTTATGCTTCAGAATTAAAACAATGAAGATTAACATTTGCATTGAGCCACTGTGTTGATCAAAAGACCGTGGTTGCCTGTGTTTCCGAGACGCATCAGTGGAAAAACTGTGGTGCCTTGACTTGCTGGAACACTTCCTAAGCCGCCGTGAAAGGAGGGGCCAGATCTGTGTGTTCATGCAGCTCACACACGTGATGTCGAACAGATAAGGCCATCTACACACAAATAATCAGAATGAGTTCTACAAACATACATGTACGTACGTAAAAGTGTCTTTTAAATGGACAAGCACTTCTGCTTACATATGGTGCACTGAATATATTCATGTTTTCCTCTGTCCCTCAAAACCCCACTAGAATGACATAAAGGAATGAAAGTGGCATAAaccac is from Macaca thibetana thibetana isolate TM-01 chromosome 16, ASM2454274v1, whole genome shotgun sequence and encodes:
- the RPH3AL gene encoding LOW QUALITY PROTEIN: rab effector Noc2 (The sequence of the model RefSeq protein was modified relative to this genomic sequence to represent the inferred CDS: deleted 1 base in 1 codon) gives rise to the protein MADTIFGSGNDQWVCPNDRQLALRAKLQTGWSVHTYQTEKQRRNQHLSPAEVEAILQVIQRAERLDVLEQQRIGRLVERLETMRRNVMGNGLSQCLLCGEVLGFLGSSSVFCKDCRKKVCTKCGIEASPGQKRPLWLCKICSEQREVWKRSGAWFYKGLPKYILPLKTPGRADDPHVRPLPVEPAERAPRGSETGRIYTWARGRVVSSDSDSDSDLSSSSLEDRLPPAGVRGPKGNKPRRESGGSVEAPRMGFTHPPGHLSGSQSSLASEMGTGSADPQGGPYPRPTRRAPVRDTPGRAPSADAAPAAPPAAGAEAFGAWNRLPCGGFVPDPARLPRPVLVPSPATLLAMTQQTSVGSCLPPRPSAFLCPFSPGEPSASAAPSNHRPQPLTLFIALPSHTLPTYLVMILSLRVCWVGPGASHTQCLSGRLAGLSRCCINGR